A genome region from Planctomycetota bacterium includes the following:
- a CDS encoding aminotransferase class I/II-fold pyridoxal phosphate-dependent enzyme yields the protein MPRPWSLLTEPVGESSTYRIEFATHLSQSFGDAGANMNEPFKIQFADRMSRLPPYLFGRINSLLLQKRRAGDDVIDMGMGNPSEPPQDIVIEKLVEAARDPRNHGYSQSIGILNLRREVASKYLRKYGVRLDPEREIIATLGSKEGFSHMCLTLMGPGDLAMVPSPYFPAHVYAVNLAGGSCVTLDVTDPDKFLSNVAYTCQHLSPRPKLLILNFPHNPSTTTIDPDFYVDAVKLAKKYNFMIISDMAYADVAFDGYVPPSFLAAPGASDVGVEFTTMSKGYNMAGWRVGFCAGNAELVRALGTIKAYYDYGMFQAIQVAAIVALRHTEAAVEAQSRLYQRRRDVLCTGLRRLGWEMNTPRAGMFVWAKIPDQWAQKMNAIDFAMKLLEEADVAVSPGTGFGPGGEGYLRLALVENENRLRQAVRQIGRALHADNQLAEEAASAEPVAVAAPTPDELPLAAETYGADPLTNTGAVEN from the coding sequence ATGCCCCGGCCGTGGAGCTTGCTGACCGAACCGGTCGGTGAAAGCTCGACTTATCGAATCGAGTTCGCAACGCACTTATCGCAATCCTTTGGTGACGCTGGCGCAAATATGAACGAGCCGTTCAAGATTCAATTCGCCGACCGCATGAGCCGGTTGCCGCCGTACCTGTTCGGACGCATCAATTCGCTGCTGCTGCAGAAACGCCGCGCCGGTGACGACGTGATCGACATGGGCATGGGCAACCCGTCCGAGCCGCCGCAGGACATCGTCATCGAAAAATTGGTTGAGGCCGCCCGCGATCCTCGCAACCACGGCTATAGCCAGTCGATTGGCATTTTGAACCTCCGTCGCGAAGTGGCGAGCAAGTACCTGCGCAAATACGGTGTGCGACTGGACCCCGAGCGCGAAATCATCGCCACGTTGGGCTCGAAGGAAGGCTTCAGCCACATGTGCCTGACGCTGATGGGCCCGGGCGATCTGGCGATGGTTCCATCGCCCTATTTCCCGGCGCACGTTTACGCCGTGAATCTGGCGGGTGGAAGTTGCGTGACGCTCGACGTCACCGATCCGGACAAGTTCCTCAGCAATGTGGCCTATACGTGTCAGCACTTGTCGCCACGGCCCAAGCTGTTGATCCTCAACTTCCCGCACAATCCGTCGACCACGACGATTGATCCTGACTTCTACGTCGACGCGGTGAAGCTGGCCAAGAAGTACAACTTCATGATCATCAGCGACATGGCCTACGCCGACGTCGCGTTCGATGGTTATGTGCCACCCAGTTTCCTGGCCGCCCCAGGCGCTAGTGACGTGGGGGTCGAGTTCACGACCATGAGCAAGGGCTACAACATGGCCGGCTGGCGCGTGGGTTTCTGCGCCGGCAACGCCGAGTTGGTTCGCGCGCTGGGGACGATCAAAGCCTATTACGACTACGGCATGTTCCAGGCGATCCAGGTCGCGGCGATCGTCGCCCTGCGTCACACCGAGGCGGCCGTCGAGGCTCAATCGAGATTGTACCAGCGGCGGCGCGACGTGCTCTGCACGGGCCTGCGTCGGTTGGGTTGGGAGATGAACACGCCCCGCGCTGGCATGTTCGTCTGGGCCAAGATTCCCGATCAGTGGGCCCAAAAGATGAACGCCATCGACTTCGCCATGAAACTGCTCGAAGAGGCCGACGTGGCGGTCAGCCCTGGCACCGGCTTTGGCCCGGGCGGTGAAGGCTACCTGCGGTTGGCGCTGGTTGAGAACGAGAACCGCCTGCGGCAGGCCGTGCGGCAGATCGGCCGCGCGCTCCACGCCGACAATCAACTAGCCGAAGAAGCGGCCTCGGCCGAACCGGTGGCCGTGGCGGCCCCGACGCCGGACGAATTGCCGCTGGCGGCCGAGACCTACGGCGCGGACCCGCTGACGAACACAGGCGCGGTCGAAAACTAA
- a CDS encoding glycosyltransferase: MLMDGLLDWIWIAALTLAVGQAALLTAQTWEHLRFAIGRFRKPLGRRPRGRVLVVAPCRGMDVGLRDNLRPLFEQDHPDYQVRFVVESSCDPAADVIRRLIAEYAEVDAELIIAGRAIDCGQKVHNLRAATRELSDRVKLLAFVDSDARPNRSWLLNLTQRLDRSRSGAATGYRWFVPTRPSLTNWLAYSLNASAATLFGTKGYQLIWGGSWAIRRDVFERERVRQTWRGMLGDDLSATAMIHAAGLRVEFEPTCMIASPLDYQPAELASFVYRQYALARLYLPRLWLMALIWSTLSSLVLLATAGRFTTTLIQTGMFDWFAAAGLTALYGSHLVRGLVRCRIAQLYCPQHHAHWRRAARFDCVFAPLAGLVHWVGLLSGVRVRHISWRGIDYVVEAPDRVSLRTPGQPDFSAALTCFGLSGKVRREEARESTNVASMADATTP; this comes from the coding sequence GTGCTCATGGACGGGCTGCTCGATTGGATCTGGATTGCCGCTCTCACGCTGGCCGTGGGCCAGGCGGCGTTGCTGACCGCCCAGACCTGGGAACACCTGCGGTTCGCCATTGGCCGCTTCCGCAAGCCGCTGGGGCGCCGCCCGCGCGGGCGCGTGCTGGTCGTGGCGCCGTGTCGTGGCATGGATGTGGGATTGCGCGATAACTTGCGCCCCCTGTTCGAGCAAGATCATCCTGACTATCAAGTGCGCTTCGTGGTCGAATCGAGTTGTGACCCGGCCGCCGATGTGATTCGTCGACTGATCGCCGAGTACGCCGAAGTCGACGCCGAATTGATCATCGCGGGCCGCGCGATCGATTGTGGTCAAAAGGTTCACAACTTGCGCGCCGCCACGCGCGAGCTATCCGACAGGGTCAAGCTGTTGGCCTTTGTCGATTCCGACGCCCGGCCCAATCGGAGCTGGCTTTTGAACCTGACCCAGCGGCTCGATCGCTCGCGTTCGGGAGCGGCCACCGGATATCGCTGGTTCGTGCCCACCCGACCCAGCCTGACCAACTGGCTGGCCTATAGCTTGAACGCCTCGGCGGCCACGCTGTTCGGGACCAAGGGCTACCAGCTGATCTGGGGCGGCTCTTGGGCCATTCGCCGCGATGTCTTTGAACGCGAACGTGTGCGGCAAACTTGGCGCGGCATGCTCGGCGACGACTTGTCGGCGACGGCAATGATTCACGCCGCCGGGTTGCGTGTTGAGTTCGAGCCCACGTGCATGATCGCCTCGCCACTCGATTACCAACCGGCCGAACTGGCCAGCTTTGTTTACCGGCAATACGCGCTGGCTCGGCTCTACTTGCCGCGGCTCTGGCTGATGGCGCTGATTTGGTCAACGCTATCGAGTCTGGTGCTGCTAGCCACCGCCGGGCGATTTACGACGACGCTGATTCAAACGGGAATGTTCGACTGGTTTGCTGCCGCGGGGTTGACCGCGCTGTACGGATCGCACTTGGTGCGAGGGCTGGTCCGGTGCCGCATCGCGCAACTCTACTGCCCGCAGCATCATGCCCACTGGCGCCGAGCGGCGCGGTTTGACTGCGTTTTCGCTCCGCTGGCGGGGCTGGTCCACTGGGTCGGGTTGTTGAGCGGCGTGCGGGTCCGCCACATTAGTTGGCGCGGCATCGATTACGTCGTCGAGGCGCCCGATCGCGTGTCGCTCCGCACGCCTGGCCAGCCTGACTTCAGCGCGGCACTCACGTGCTTTGGGTTGAGTGGCAAGGTACGTCGCGAAGAAGCCCGCGAATCGACCAACGTGGCTTCGATGGCCGACGCCACGACTCCCTAG